The following are encoded in a window of Bradyrhizobium guangdongense genomic DNA:
- a CDS encoding FAD-linked oxidase C-terminal domain-containing protein — protein MSKIRFTEPNREILARRDSIINDLTRLVDPAGLITSTDECRAYETDALTAYRKMPLAVVLPKTTEEVSAVLKYCHDTGVKVVPRGAGTSLAGGAIPSEDAVVLGLSKMNRVLAVNYDDRFIRVEAGVTNLSVTAVVAENGFFYAPDPSSQLACTIGGNIANNSGGAHCLKYGVTTNNLLGVRMVLIDGSIIDLGGDYLDSAGLDLLGLVVGSEGQLGIVTEATLRILKSAEGARPVLFGFPSCEGAGKAVADVIAAGIIPVAIEYMDKAAIEICEAFAKAGYPLDVEALLIVEVEGSDAEMDATLADITAIARANGATTVRESRSAIETAAIWKGRKSAFGATGRVADYLCMDGTVPTGKLSYVLAEISKIVQRHGLRVANVFHAGDGNMHPLILYNANDPSQQSKAEAAGDDILRLCVEVGGCLTGEHGVGIEKRDLMRCQFDDADLAQQIRVRAAFDPRWLLNTDKVFPLDFRCQG, from the coding sequence ATGAGCAAAATTAGGTTCACCGAACCAAATCGAGAAATCCTCGCGCGCCGAGATTCAATCATAAACGATCTAACCCGCCTTGTTGACCCCGCTGGGCTAATAACGTCGACGGACGAGTGTCGGGCTTATGAGACAGATGCGTTGACGGCCTATCGCAAGATGCCGCTCGCCGTCGTCCTACCGAAGACGACCGAAGAGGTGAGTGCCGTTTTGAAATACTGTCACGACACCGGCGTCAAGGTCGTGCCGCGCGGCGCAGGTACGTCTCTCGCCGGCGGGGCAATTCCGAGTGAAGACGCCGTCGTTCTCGGACTTTCAAAGATGAATCGGGTGCTCGCGGTCAACTACGATGACCGCTTCATCCGCGTCGAAGCGGGAGTCACAAATTTGAGCGTAACGGCGGTGGTGGCGGAGAACGGCTTCTTCTATGCGCCAGACCCTTCCTCTCAACTTGCCTGCACGATCGGAGGCAACATTGCCAACAACTCCGGAGGCGCGCATTGCCTGAAGTATGGAGTCACGACCAATAACCTCCTCGGCGTAAGGATGGTACTGATCGATGGATCGATCATCGATCTCGGCGGTGACTATCTCGATAGCGCTGGACTCGATCTGCTGGGCCTGGTCGTCGGCTCCGAGGGGCAGCTCGGGATAGTGACCGAAGCGACCCTCCGAATTCTGAAATCGGCCGAGGGAGCGCGCCCGGTTCTGTTCGGTTTCCCGTCTTGCGAGGGAGCGGGCAAGGCGGTTGCGGACGTCATTGCCGCCGGTATCATTCCCGTAGCCATCGAATACATGGACAAGGCCGCCATCGAGATCTGCGAGGCCTTCGCCAAGGCCGGCTATCCGCTCGATGTCGAGGCCCTTCTGATTGTAGAGGTCGAAGGGTCCGACGCCGAGATGGACGCGACGCTGGCGGACATCACCGCCATCGCTCGTGCGAATGGTGCGACGACAGTGCGCGAGAGCAGGTCGGCAATTGAGACGGCGGCAATCTGGAAGGGGCGGAAGTCGGCTTTCGGTGCGACCGGGCGAGTCGCTGACTATTTGTGCATGGACGGCACGGTGCCGACCGGCAAGCTGTCGTACGTTTTGGCGGAGATCTCCAAGATCGTACAGCGACACGGATTGCGTGTCGCGAATGTTTTCCATGCCGGTGACGGCAACATGCATCCGCTCATCCTCTACAACGCGAACGATCCGTCGCAGCAGTCGAAGGCGGAAGCAGCGGGAGATGACATTCTCAGGCTCTGCGTTGAAGTTGGTGGGTGCCTGACGGGCGAGCACGGTGTCGGTATCGAGAAGCGTGATCTAATGCGCTGCCAGTTTGACGATGCCGATCTGGCTCAACAGATTCGGGTGCGCGCCGCGTTCGATCCGCGATGGCTGCTCAATACGGATAAGGTGTTTCCCCTCGATTTTCGATGTCAAGGTTAG
- the glcE gene encoding glycolate oxidase subunit GlcE, whose protein sequence is MTDCYKPRDECGLSSAIKDAATAKMPLVVRGAGSKSAMGRPLGGYAMPLTTERMRGVSLYEPTELVIGALPGTPVSEIDRMLAKHNQMLPFEPMDHRVLFGTSAEPTIGGIVAGNVSGPRRVAVGACRDSLIGVRLVTGRGDIVKSGGRVMKNVTGLDLVKLTCGAWGTLGVLSEAIFKVLPKPARSLSLGLRGLDDMTAISALTAALGSTFAVSAAAHIPASIGSDSTTIVRLEGSEGSVAYGSRELARLWCSFGLPDLIEGDESANFWLRIRDAHWLAQPMDRSIWRLSLAPSKAPRALADIRRKLGVRYFYDWGGGLVWLAVVGADDAGASVVREAMVNTGGHATLVRASSEIRRRIDVFEPLPPAVLKLTQEIKKSFDPDRVLNFGRMYAGI, encoded by the coding sequence ATGACCGATTGCTATAAGCCGCGCGACGAGTGCGGACTGTCGTCTGCCATCAAGGATGCGGCTACAGCAAAGATGCCTCTCGTCGTGCGCGGCGCCGGCTCCAAGTCGGCGATGGGCCGACCGCTGGGTGGATACGCTATGCCTCTAACGACCGAGCGCATGCGCGGAGTTTCACTTTATGAGCCGACAGAGCTCGTCATCGGTGCTTTGCCTGGAACGCCGGTTTCCGAAATCGATCGGATGCTCGCCAAGCACAACCAGATGCTTCCGTTCGAGCCGATGGATCATCGTGTGTTGTTCGGGACGAGCGCAGAGCCGACAATCGGAGGTATTGTCGCCGGGAATGTTTCGGGTCCGCGTCGTGTCGCGGTCGGAGCTTGTCGCGACAGCCTGATCGGCGTTCGCTTGGTCACGGGCCGCGGAGACATCGTGAAATCCGGCGGGCGCGTGATGAAGAATGTCACCGGGCTCGATTTGGTCAAGCTGACCTGCGGTGCGTGGGGCACGCTCGGCGTTTTGAGCGAAGCCATCTTCAAGGTGTTGCCGAAGCCGGCGCGTTCCCTATCGCTGGGATTGCGCGGCTTGGACGACATGACAGCGATTTCGGCGCTAACCGCAGCGCTCGGGTCGACTTTCGCGGTCTCGGCGGCGGCGCATATCCCGGCGAGTATTGGGTCGGACTCGACTACGATCGTTCGACTAGAGGGGTCCGAGGGCTCGGTAGCCTACGGATCCCGCGAACTTGCCAGGCTCTGGTGCTCCTTTGGGCTGCCCGACCTGATCGAAGGGGATGAAAGCGCAAACTTTTGGTTGCGCATCCGCGACGCGCACTGGCTGGCTCAGCCAATGGATCGTTCCATTTGGCGGTTGTCCTTGGCCCCCTCCAAAGCGCCGCGTGCTCTTGCTGACATCCGGCGAAAACTCGGCGTGCGGTATTTCTACGACTGGGGCGGTGGTCTCGTGTGGCTCGCGGTCGTGGGCGCTGACGATGCGGGAGCGTCGGTCGTTCGGGAAGCTATGGTCAATACCGGTGGGCACGCCACACTCGTACGGGCTTCATCGGAGATTCGCCGCAGGATCGATGTGTTCGAGCCGCTTCCTCCTGCGGTGCTCAAGTTGACGCAGGAAATCAAGAAATCTTTCGATCCTGACCGCGTTCTAAATTTCGGCAGGATGTACGCCGGTATCTGA
- the glcF gene encoding glycolate oxidase subunit GlcF produces MQTNFSLTALADAHVSESEKILRACVHCGFCTATCPTYLLLGDEADSPRGRIYLIKDMLEEEKPATPQVVEHIDRCLTCLSCMTTCPSGVHYMHLVDHARAHIARTYTRPLPDRLLRGMLAKVLPFPGRLRLALRVATVSRPIRKWLANLPGGAQLAAMIELSSSFKRRRPTRRLPGATVDRPRGRVALLSGCAQQVLGQNINEAAIRLLTRHGIEVVQPIDEGCCGALVQHLGYESRALDAARHNVDVWTREIENGGLDAIVVTTSGCGTVIKDYGFLLRNDNAYAQKAVRISALARDITEFLHELPLQDGVRTTGQVVAYHSACSMQHGQQVRDQPKSLLRRMGFVVREVPEGHICCGSAGTYNVLQPEIANRLRARKVTNIEKVKPQIIASGNLGCITQIGAGTRIPVVHTVELVDWAMGGPLPDVLKGCLG; encoded by the coding sequence ATGCAAACAAACTTCTCGCTGACGGCCTTGGCCGATGCACATGTAAGCGAGTCAGAAAAAATCCTCCGTGCCTGTGTGCATTGCGGCTTTTGTACTGCGACATGCCCGACATATCTGCTTCTTGGTGACGAAGCGGACAGTCCGCGCGGGCGCATCTATCTGATCAAGGACATGTTGGAGGAGGAAAAGCCGGCGACCCCTCAGGTCGTCGAGCATATCGATCGATGTCTGACGTGTCTTTCCTGCATGACGACCTGTCCGTCCGGCGTGCACTACATGCACCTGGTCGATCACGCGCGAGCCCATATCGCCCGAACCTATACGCGTCCTCTGCCTGATCGGTTGCTTCGAGGCATGTTGGCGAAGGTGCTGCCGTTTCCGGGCCGACTTAGGTTGGCTTTACGCGTGGCTACCGTGAGCAGGCCGATCAGAAAGTGGCTCGCCAATCTTCCCGGCGGCGCGCAACTCGCCGCGATGATTGAACTTTCGTCGTCATTCAAGCGAAGAAGGCCGACCCGAAGGTTACCGGGCGCGACCGTCGATAGGCCGCGCGGTCGGGTTGCGCTTCTGAGCGGATGTGCCCAGCAGGTCCTCGGCCAGAACATCAACGAGGCTGCAATCCGGTTGTTGACGCGTCACGGTATCGAAGTAGTTCAACCGATCGACGAAGGGTGCTGCGGAGCTCTCGTGCAGCACTTGGGATACGAAAGTCGGGCGCTGGATGCGGCTCGACACAACGTGGATGTATGGACACGCGAAATCGAGAACGGCGGCCTCGACGCCATCGTGGTTACGACGTCCGGTTGCGGAACGGTCATTAAAGATTATGGCTTCCTACTTCGCAACGATAACGCCTACGCTCAGAAAGCCGTACGGATCTCGGCTCTAGCGCGGGACATCACAGAATTCTTGCATGAATTACCGCTTCAAGACGGTGTTCGGACTACCGGCCAGGTCGTGGCTTACCATTCGGCATGCTCGATGCAGCATGGACAGCAGGTTAGAGATCAGCCGAAGTCACTTTTGAGGCGAATGGGGTTTGTAGTGAGAGAAGTACCGGAAGGCCACATATGTTGCGGCTCCGCCGGAACATACAACGTACTGCAGCCTGAGATCGCCAATCGACTGCGCGCACGAAAGGTCACCAACATTGAGAAGGTCAAACCGCAAATCATTGCGAGTGGAAATCTCGGCTGCATAACGCAGATTGGTGCTGGAACACGCATTCCAGTCGTCCACACGGTGGAGTTGGTCGATTGGGCGATGGGCGGCCCGTTGCCTGACGTCCTAAAGGGGTGCTTGGGCTAG
- a CDS encoding ABC transporter ATP-binding protein, whose translation MNDVATNILEVSDLCVDYASTTSFGVTGAPSVRAVKGISLTLQRGETLSLVGESGCGKSTTAMAILQLTPPSGGRVVFDGRDITGFSHRQMRPLRREMQIIYQDPFGSLNPRMTIADLIAEPMAIQGVGRSGHERRAKAAELLDTVGMGTRFLDRYPHQLSGGQRQRVAIARALSLRPKLLICDEPVSALDVSVQAQVLNLFSDLKEQFGLSYLFISHDLGVVRHMSDRVAVMYLGRIVEIATRDDLYGEPLHPYTRILLDAVAVPDPQIERARDHVLLQGEVPSVATPPPGCPFHPRCQSAMPVCSREIPPLRLHGNRQIACHLYDETAANKAIEAAMDGNGNPN comes from the coding sequence ATGAACGACGTAGCAACGAATATTCTCGAGGTCTCGGACCTGTGCGTCGACTATGCAAGCACAACCTCTTTCGGCGTAACGGGCGCCCCCTCCGTTCGAGCTGTCAAGGGCATATCCCTCACACTCCAGCGCGGCGAAACTCTCTCGCTCGTCGGCGAAAGCGGTTGCGGCAAATCCACCACGGCCATGGCCATACTACAACTGACGCCGCCGAGCGGCGGCCGGGTCGTGTTCGACGGACGCGATATCACGGGCTTCAGTCATCGCCAGATGCGACCGCTAAGGCGTGAGATGCAGATCATCTACCAGGATCCGTTCGGGTCGCTAAATCCCCGCATGACAATCGCCGACCTGATCGCCGAACCGATGGCGATTCAGGGCGTCGGCAGATCGGGCCACGAGCGCCGCGCGAAGGCTGCCGAACTCCTAGATACGGTCGGAATGGGTACTCGCTTCCTCGACCGCTATCCGCACCAACTCAGCGGCGGCCAGCGTCAGCGGGTCGCCATCGCGCGCGCCCTGTCACTGCGTCCGAAACTGCTCATCTGTGATGAGCCGGTCTCAGCTCTCGACGTCTCAGTGCAGGCCCAGGTTCTGAACTTGTTTTCCGACCTCAAGGAGCAGTTCGGCTTGTCCTATCTGTTCATCTCGCACGACCTCGGCGTCGTCCGACACATGAGCGATCGGGTCGCAGTGATGTATCTCGGACGCATCGTCGAGATCGCGACGCGCGACGACCTCTACGGCGAACCGCTCCATCCCTACACGCGCATTCTTCTCGATGCGGTAGCGGTGCCGGACCCGCAAATCGAGCGCGCCCGCGATCACGTGCTCCTTCAGGGCGAGGTGCCGAGCGTCGCCACCCCCCCGCCCGGCTGTCCATTTCACCCTCGCTGTCAGTCCGCCATGCCGGTCTGCAGCCGCGAAATTCCGCCGCTGCGGTTGCACGGCAATCGGCAGATCGCCTGCCATCTGTATGATGAGACAGCAGCCAATAAGGCAATCGAAGCCGCGATGGACGGAAATGGCAATCCAAACTAG
- a CDS encoding ABC transporter ATP-binding protein yields the protein MSGPPILDVRGLCVGIWSGKTELSAVADVSFRAYSGQVVALVGESGAGKSITAMSLTHLLPMPPIKITAGEIRLSGRDMQTQSPKQIRDIRGNEVGIVFQEPMTALNPSLRIWRQIAEPLVRHRRMSWSAAKAQAIYLLKKVRIPDAETKAEAYPHQLSGGMRQRVMVAIAISCEPRLIIADEPTTALDVTVQAQILTLLTDLTRGLGGALLLITHDLGVVARYADWVNVMYAGRIVETAAADDLYRDGRHPYTHALLASVPKIVGPIAHRLESIAGQPPAPSDGTGGCAFAPRCPRRTERCDERPPLSGDERTRNGHLFACWNPL from the coding sequence ATGTCGGGGCCCCCGATACTGGATGTACGCGGGCTCTGCGTGGGCATCTGGTCGGGCAAGACGGAGCTGAGTGCTGTCGCAGACGTTTCGTTCCGGGCCTATTCAGGCCAGGTCGTGGCGCTCGTAGGCGAAAGCGGCGCGGGCAAGAGCATCACCGCGATGTCGCTCACCCATCTACTGCCAATGCCACCGATCAAGATCACGGCCGGCGAAATACGCCTCTCCGGCCGTGATATGCAGACGCAGTCACCAAAACAGATCAGGGACATCCGAGGCAACGAGGTCGGCATCGTTTTCCAGGAGCCGATGACAGCGCTGAACCCAAGCCTGCGCATCTGGCGCCAGATCGCCGAGCCGCTGGTGCGTCATCGCCGGATGTCCTGGAGCGCCGCCAAAGCGCAGGCGATCTACCTTCTCAAGAAGGTCCGCATCCCGGATGCAGAGACCAAAGCCGAGGCCTATCCTCACCAGCTCAGTGGGGGTATGCGCCAGCGTGTCATGGTTGCTATCGCGATCTCCTGCGAGCCAAGACTCATCATCGCGGACGAGCCGACGACAGCACTCGACGTCACCGTGCAGGCGCAGATTTTGACGCTTCTCACTGACCTTACCCGCGGATTGGGCGGGGCGCTGCTTCTCATCACGCACGATCTCGGCGTCGTGGCGCGCTACGCCGACTGGGTCAACGTGATGTATGCCGGCCGCATCGTCGAGACAGCGGCGGCCGACGACCTCTATCGCGATGGGCGCCATCCTTATACGCACGCCCTCCTCGCCTCCGTGCCCAAGATCGTCGGTCCGATCGCTCATCGGCTCGAGTCGATCGCTGGGCAGCCACCCGCCCCCTCCGACGGAACCGGGGGCTGCGCCTTCGCACCGCGCTGCCCACGTCGGACCGAACGGTGCGACGAACGCCCTCCGCTTAGCGGCGACGAACGCACACGGAACGGCCATCTGTTCGCGTGCTGGAATCCGCTATGA
- a CDS encoding ABC transporter substrate-binding protein encodes MAVIALGTVIATQAVSAQEPKYGGTLTIVPYSPGIAALSWDPADWNWKVSIDAGPYMEQLMVGDLSKGVRGGGKNNFFSEAWLSDDVLRGELAESWEVVDKPLSIVINLRKNVKWQACKGIMEARDFTAKDVVFAYNRLVASPKANKVYFSFIDRAEETGPHQVTFFLKEYNSEWKYRLGYGYYAGIYPKEITEAPNGGAGNWQNACGTGPFRLTRYEAGAFGDYQANKEYWDRETIDGKPYKIPFVDNLVMRTIGDSQTRLAAFRTGKIDVMANINWDELKSLAPIQDKIKVIEHPDYAGEALAMRVDAPPFDNPKVRLALNLAVDRAAISKQIYGGHADFPHLPMDETWEGYFTPPEKMPNDAREVLQYDPAKAKKLLAEAGLANGFEFKAQVPSFPEQLKKAQIVAGYLSAIGVKMTIEPKEYGAFLSLMTTGKHGPGYWHFAGMSNPTASIEKLYRSSSVWNSARVNDPKVDAALDTIQQERDPDKVKKGVAALTNEMTARAPFLFLPRPRSFTVWWPWVKNYYGEISVSARRDAPVWARAWIDQDLKKSMGF; translated from the coding sequence ATGGCGGTTATCGCGCTCGGGACTGTGATTGCGACCCAAGCCGTGAGCGCCCAGGAACCCAAATACGGTGGCACGCTGACCATCGTTCCTTACTCCCCGGGGATTGCGGCGTTGTCGTGGGATCCCGCCGACTGGAACTGGAAGGTCTCTATCGATGCTGGGCCCTACATGGAGCAGTTGATGGTGGGCGATCTAAGCAAAGGCGTACGTGGCGGCGGGAAGAACAACTTTTTCAGCGAGGCCTGGCTCAGCGACGACGTGCTGCGCGGCGAACTCGCAGAGAGCTGGGAGGTCGTCGACAAACCGCTCTCGATCGTTATCAACCTGCGCAAGAACGTGAAATGGCAGGCCTGCAAAGGCATCATGGAAGCGCGCGACTTTACCGCCAAAGACGTCGTGTTCGCGTATAACCGTCTCGTCGCTAGTCCGAAGGCGAACAAAGTCTATTTTTCCTTCATCGACAGGGCCGAGGAGACGGGACCGCACCAGGTGACCTTCTTCCTGAAGGAGTACAACTCGGAGTGGAAGTACCGCCTCGGCTACGGCTATTACGCCGGCATCTATCCCAAAGAGATCACGGAGGCCCCTAACGGCGGTGCTGGCAACTGGCAGAATGCCTGCGGCACGGGTCCCTTCCGGTTGACGCGGTATGAGGCCGGGGCCTTCGGGGATTATCAGGCTAACAAGGAGTACTGGGACCGCGAGACGATCGACGGCAAACCTTACAAGATCCCATTCGTCGATAACCTTGTGATGCGGACGATCGGGGATTCACAGACACGCCTAGCCGCCTTCCGCACCGGCAAGATCGATGTCATGGCGAATATCAACTGGGACGAACTCAAGTCACTGGCGCCGATCCAAGATAAAATCAAAGTCATCGAACACCCCGACTATGCGGGTGAGGCACTGGCAATGCGGGTCGATGCACCACCCTTCGACAACCCGAAGGTGCGTCTCGCCTTGAATCTCGCGGTCGACCGGGCCGCCATCTCGAAGCAGATCTATGGCGGCCACGCCGACTTTCCGCACCTGCCGATGGACGAAACTTGGGAAGGCTATTTCACGCCGCCCGAAAAGATGCCGAACGATGCCCGGGAGGTTCTCCAGTACGATCCGGCCAAGGCCAAGAAGCTCCTCGCCGAAGCGGGTCTTGCGAATGGTTTCGAGTTCAAGGCACAGGTTCCGAGCTTCCCTGAGCAGCTAAAGAAAGCGCAGATTGTAGCCGGATATCTGTCGGCAATCGGCGTAAAGATGACCATCGAGCCAAAGGAGTATGGAGCGTTTCTCAGTCTGATGACCACCGGCAAGCACGGCCCCGGCTATTGGCATTTCGCAGGCATGAGCAATCCGACGGCCTCAATCGAGAAACTGTACCGGTCCTCTTCCGTCTGGAATTCGGCCCGCGTCAACGACCCGAAGGTCGATGCGGCACTCGACACCATCCAGCAGGAGAGGGACCCGGACAAGGTCAAGAAGGGCGTCGCCGCGCTCACCAATGAGATGACCGCGCGAGCGCCATTCCTGTTTCTGCCCAGGCCGCGCTCGTTCACGGTATGGTGGCCGTGGGTCAAGAATTACTATGGTGAGATTTCGGTCTCCGCTCGGCGTGATGCGCCGGTCTGGGCGCGCGCTTGGATCGATCAGGATCTAAAGAAGTCGATGGGCTTCTGA
- a CDS encoding ABC transporter permease: MTIESPLKIETGPGRGAWAAPVRTFFSRLFKQDILGTVCAGLLAAIVVCALLAPWIAPYDFDAIDLTSLMQGPSWSHHLGTDELGRDILSRIIYGARTSVIVCITAALLSLALSVTLGVLSGYFGGRLDALVQRFVDTWQSFPDLIVLIAGVAVLGPGIVQIIALLGILYGVAGSRIVRGAVLSAREQLYVQAGHSFGAGNWHIILRHILPTIAAPLIVLYTTRLGGVILAESSLSFLGLGVPPPAPAWGRMLSDARPYMFENVWMVAAPGLAITLIVFCVNIFGDSLRDLLDPRGIVRN; the protein is encoded by the coding sequence ATGACTATCGAGTCACCTCTGAAGATCGAAACAGGTCCCGGGCGAGGCGCTTGGGCAGCACCCGTCAGGACTTTCTTCAGTCGCCTTTTTAAGCAGGATATCCTCGGAACGGTTTGCGCCGGCCTTCTCGCCGCGATCGTGGTCTGCGCACTCTTGGCACCTTGGATCGCACCGTACGACTTCGACGCGATCGACCTTACATCGCTGATGCAAGGGCCGTCCTGGTCGCACCACCTCGGCACAGACGAACTCGGACGCGACATCCTCAGCCGCATCATCTATGGAGCCCGTACTTCCGTTATCGTCTGTATCACCGCCGCGCTGCTATCGCTCGCCCTATCGGTCACGCTCGGGGTTCTGTCCGGGTATTTCGGCGGACGTCTCGATGCCCTGGTTCAGCGGTTCGTCGATACCTGGCAGAGCTTTCCCGACCTAATCGTGCTGATCGCGGGCGTCGCGGTTCTCGGCCCCGGGATCGTGCAGATCATCGCCCTCCTCGGCATCCTCTACGGCGTTGCCGGTTCGCGCATCGTACGCGGCGCGGTCCTGTCGGCGCGCGAGCAACTGTACGTGCAGGCGGGCCATTCCTTCGGCGCCGGTAACTGGCACATTATTCTCCGGCACATCCTGCCGACGATCGCCGCGCCCCTCATCGTGCTTTACACCACGCGCCTCGGCGGCGTGATCCTGGCCGAATCGAGTCTCAGCTTCCTTGGTCTTGGTGTGCCACCGCCCGCACCCGCGTGGGGCCGTATGCTGAGCGATGCCCGCCCTTACATGTTCGAGAACGTCTGGATGGTCGCGGCCCCTGGCCTCGCGATAACTCTGATCGTTTTTTGCGTGAACATCTTCGGAGACTCTCTCCGCGATCTTCTCGATCCACGCGGAATAGTGCGCAATTGA
- a CDS encoding ABC transporter permease, with protein sequence MDRVMLRYLIRRLVALVPTFLLASVIVFSAIRLIPGNTIDMMMSQNDISASVQTREDLIKALGLDQPVLVQYWHWISSIVFHGDFGRSLWTGDSVTRLVAERMPITLYLGVLAMIFALLIALPVGIISAIRQNKPVDYLGRVFAITALSVPPFWLGTLVVVVPAMLWGIAPTVQYVRLTDDPLLSLRQMVPPAIVLGIALSGVTMRMTRTMVLEVMRQDYVRTAWSKGLDERTVVLRHVLKNALLPVITIVGLQLPLLIGGAVVIEQIFVISGMGQLLLMAVSQRDYPVITGIFLLVGVGVMTINLLVDISYALLDPKIRQG encoded by the coding sequence ATGGACCGCGTCATGCTGAGATATCTAATTCGTCGCCTTGTCGCCCTTGTGCCGACGTTCCTGTTAGCGAGCGTTATTGTGTTCTCGGCCATTCGCCTGATACCGGGAAACACGATCGACATGATGATGTCGCAGAACGACATCTCGGCCAGCGTCCAGACCCGCGAAGATCTTATCAAGGCACTCGGGCTCGATCAGCCGGTCCTTGTACAATATTGGCACTGGATCAGCTCGATTGTGTTCCACGGAGATTTCGGTCGCTCGCTTTGGACGGGAGATAGCGTCACCCGCCTCGTCGCCGAGCGCATGCCGATTACTCTGTATCTAGGCGTGCTGGCCATGATATTCGCGCTCTTGATCGCGCTGCCCGTCGGGATCATCTCGGCGATCCGGCAAAACAAGCCGGTCGATTATCTCGGCCGTGTCTTTGCCATCACGGCCCTGTCCGTCCCGCCTTTTTGGCTCGGGACATTAGTGGTGGTCGTGCCGGCGATGCTCTGGGGGATCGCTCCGACCGTGCAATATGTTCGGCTGACCGACGATCCCCTCCTTAGCCTCCGCCAGATGGTGCCGCCCGCCATCGTCCTCGGCATCGCCTTGTCGGGAGTGACGATGCGGATGACCCGCACCATGGTCCTCGAAGTCATGCGCCAGGATTATGTCCGTACAGCTTGGAGCAAGGGTCTCGACGAGCGGACGGTCGTCCTGCGCCATGTCCTCAAAAACGCGCTTCTGCCGGTCATAACCATCGTCGGGTTGCAGTTGCCCCTGCTGATCGGTGGCGCGGTCGTGATTGAGCAGATCTTCGTGATCTCCGGTATGGGCCAACTACTCCTGATGGCGGTGTCGCAGCGGGACTATCCGGTCATTACGGGCATCTTTCTTCTCGTGGGCGTCGGCGTAATGACGATCAACCTGCTCGTCGACATCAGCTACGCCCTCCTAGATCCCAAGATTCGTCAGGGCTGA